A stretch of the Mycolicibacterium celeriflavum genome encodes the following:
- a CDS encoding acyl-CoA dehydrogenase family protein has protein sequence MDFDLTEEQQLLRDVTRDVLSRGDDIAGLTKAEPGWRREVWAQLAEVGILGLGFDPTEAGQIEAMVVLTEIGRQLAPEPVAQAALVPGGLIAELGSDQQKELLESVAAGETLLAFAHAEPGARVPSAEPAARAQRNGDTWTVSGRKNPVLAGDSADTVVVTAALPDSGTGLFLVEAAATNRQPYRTFDGRRGAQLDFDSAPAEPLGDGGDTAEHVARTVIRYQSALCSEAVGVMEEALRLTTEYLTSRKQFGVPLSKFQTLTQRAADMYVSLELARSMNFYAAMSIADGRFDPVIAARTKLQIGRSGRHIAQEAIQLHGGIGMTAEYPVGHYAARLTAIDNTFGTADDQLRTLVGHVGDYGTVSL, from the coding sequence GTGGACTTCGACCTGACCGAGGAACAACAACTGCTCCGCGACGTCACCCGCGACGTGCTCTCGCGCGGCGACGACATCGCCGGTCTCACCAAAGCCGAGCCCGGCTGGCGTCGCGAGGTGTGGGCGCAGCTGGCCGAGGTGGGCATCCTCGGCCTCGGTTTCGACCCCACCGAAGCGGGCCAGATCGAGGCGATGGTGGTGCTGACCGAGATCGGCAGGCAGCTCGCACCCGAACCGGTCGCGCAGGCCGCGCTCGTCCCGGGCGGCCTGATCGCCGAATTGGGCAGCGACCAACAGAAGGAACTCCTCGAGAGTGTCGCGGCGGGTGAGACGCTGCTGGCCTTCGCCCACGCCGAGCCGGGTGCGCGCGTCCCGTCCGCCGAACCCGCTGCTCGCGCACAGCGAAACGGCGACACGTGGACGGTCAGTGGTCGGAAAAACCCTGTGCTGGCGGGCGATTCGGCGGACACCGTGGTCGTCACCGCGGCGCTGCCCGACAGCGGAACCGGCCTCTTCCTCGTCGAGGCGGCCGCGACGAACCGGCAGCCCTATCGCACCTTCGACGGCCGCCGCGGTGCTCAACTGGACTTCGACTCCGCACCCGCCGAACCGCTCGGCGACGGTGGCGACACGGCCGAACACGTCGCCCGCACCGTCATCCGCTATCAGTCGGCGCTGTGCTCGGAGGCGGTCGGCGTCATGGAGGAGGCTTTGCGGCTCACCACCGAGTACCTAACCAGCCGTAAGCAATTCGGTGTTCCGCTGAGCAAGTTCCAGACGTTGACGCAGCGCGCGGCGGACATGTACGTCTCGCTGGAGCTCGCGCGCAGCATGAACTTCTACGCCGCGATGTCGATCGCCGACGGGCGGTTCGATCCGGTGATCGCGGCGCGGACCAAACTGCAGATCGGCCGGTCCGGGCGGCACATCGCACAGGAGGCGATCCAGCTGCACGGCGGCATCGGCATGACCGCCGAGTACCCGGTCGGCCATTACGCCGCGCGGCTCACCGCGATCGACAACACGTTCGGCACGGCCGACGACCAGCTGCGCACGCTGGTCGGCCACGTCGGCGATTACGGCACTGTCTCGCTCTAG
- a CDS encoding NUDIX hydrolase, whose translation MTISYDAALHERIRANLSGHRRRAVTDPTKRHAAVAVVLVDSEVGEDRVDPANVDDWIDGRPMPEAGLDGRMVDVSGGAAFLLCRRASRLTSHAAQWALPGGRLDPGETVIDAALRELDEEVGVRLPESTVLGLLDDYPTRSGYVITPVVIWGGGRLDPQPAPEEVVAVYRVGLHQLQRDDSPRFIEIPESPRPVVQVPLGNDLIHAPTGAVLLQLRWLCLEGRHDPVDELEQPVFAWK comes from the coding sequence GTGACGATCTCCTACGACGCGGCGCTGCACGAGCGGATCAGGGCGAACCTGTCGGGACACCGGCGTCGCGCCGTGACCGATCCGACCAAGAGGCACGCGGCGGTCGCGGTGGTGCTCGTCGATTCCGAGGTCGGCGAGGATCGGGTGGATCCGGCGAACGTCGACGACTGGATCGACGGGCGCCCGATGCCGGAAGCCGGTCTCGACGGACGCATGGTCGACGTCTCGGGCGGAGCGGCTTTCCTGTTGTGTCGCAGGGCATCCCGGTTGACGTCGCACGCCGCGCAGTGGGCGCTGCCCGGTGGCCGGCTCGACCCGGGTGAAACCGTGATCGACGCGGCGCTGCGCGAGCTGGACGAGGAGGTCGGGGTCAGGCTGCCGGAGTCGACGGTGCTGGGCCTGCTCGACGACTACCCGACGCGATCCGGATACGTCATCACCCCGGTGGTGATCTGGGGTGGTGGACGGCTCGATCCGCAGCCGGCGCCCGAGGAGGTGGTCGCGGTGTACCGGGTCGGGTTACACCAGTTGCAGCGCGACGACTCGCCGCGGTTCATCGAGATCCCCGAGAGCCCGCGACCTGTGGTCCAGGTCCCGCTGGGCAACGACCTGATCCACGCGCCGACGGGCGCGGTGCTCCTGCAACTGCGGTGGTTGTGCCTGGAAGGCCGCCACGATCCGGTCGACGAACTCGAGCAACCGGTCTTCGCGTGGAAGTAG
- a CDS encoding BatC protein, translating into MALDDDDITTSGGGGEGPADGGSNPEGHDGGADGTAGGEGPADGGSNPEGHDGGADGTAGGEGPADGGSNPEGHDGGADGTA; encoded by the coding sequence ATGGCACTCGACGACGACGACATCACCACCTCAGGCGGAGGCGGCGAAGGGCCCGCTGACGGCGGCTCGAACCCGGAAGGCCACGACGGCGGCGCCGACGGCACGGCCGGCGGCGAAGGCCCCGCTGACGGCGGCTCGAACCCCGAGGGTCACGACGGCGGCGCCGACGGCACGGCCGGCGGCGAAGGCCCCGCTGACGGCGGCTCGAACCCCGAAGGCCACGACGGCGGCGCCGACGGAACCGCCTGA
- a CDS encoding aldo/keto reductase — MKYLDVDGMGRVSRIGLGNWQFGSREWGYGDTYAGGAAREIVQRSLALGVTLFDTAEIYGFGKSERILGEALGDARADVAVASKVFPVAPFPAVVKQRAHASAQRLGLQKIPLYQIHQSNPVVPDSVIMPGMRELLDSGVIGAAGVSNYSLDRWRKADEALGRPVISNQVHFSLAHPQALEHLVPFAERENRIVIAYSPLAQGLLGGKYGPDHRPSGGARAMNPLFGTENLRRAEPLLQTLRDVAADVGAKPAQVALAWLIGLPNVVAIPGASSVEQLEFNVAAADIELSADAQAALTAAARAFRPVGTVRFLTDTVREKLGVG, encoded by the coding sequence GTGAAGTACTTGGACGTCGACGGAATGGGGCGGGTCAGCCGTATCGGCCTCGGGAACTGGCAATTCGGCTCTCGCGAATGGGGTTACGGCGACACGTATGCGGGTGGCGCAGCCCGCGAAATCGTGCAGCGGTCGCTCGCCCTGGGTGTAACTCTGTTCGATACCGCCGAAATTTACGGGTTCGGCAAGAGCGAGCGCATCCTGGGCGAAGCACTCGGCGACGCGCGCGCTGACGTGGCGGTCGCCAGCAAGGTGTTCCCGGTCGCCCCGTTCCCGGCAGTGGTGAAACAGCGCGCGCACGCCAGCGCGCAGCGGTTGGGGCTGCAGAAGATCCCGCTGTATCAGATCCATCAGTCGAACCCTGTGGTGCCCGATTCGGTGATCATGCCCGGTATGCGCGAGCTGCTCGACAGCGGCGTGATCGGCGCGGCGGGCGTGTCCAACTATTCGTTGGACCGCTGGCGCAAGGCCGACGAGGCGCTGGGCCGGCCGGTGATCAGCAATCAGGTGCACTTCTCACTGGCCCATCCGCAGGCGCTCGAACATCTGGTGCCGTTCGCGGAACGGGAGAACCGCATCGTGATCGCCTACAGCCCCCTGGCTCAGGGGCTGCTCGGCGGCAAGTACGGACCGGACCACCGCCCAAGCGGCGGCGCCCGTGCCATGAACCCGCTGTTCGGCACGGAGAACCTGCGCCGCGCTGAACCGCTGCTGCAGACGCTGCGTGATGTCGCCGCTGACGTCGGCGCCAAACCTGCACAGGTGGCGCTGGCGTGGCTGATCGGCCTGCCGAACGTCGTCGCCATACCGGGCGCGTCCAGCGTCGAACAACTCGAGTTCAATGTGGCCGCCGCCGACATCGAGCTCAGCGCGGACGCTCAAGCAGCGCTCACGGCTGCGGCCCGGGCGTTCCGGCCCGTGGGGACCGTCCGCTTCCTGACCGACACGGTCCGCGAGAAACTCGGCGTCGGTTAA
- a CDS encoding acyl-CoA dehydrogenase family protein, whose protein sequence is MKLALSDEDAAFRDELRRFYATEIPEDIRDRGKTGHPSFPDDMVTSQRILNANGLAVPNWPVEWGGKKWSPLQRQIWLDEMQLAGVPEPLAFNTKMVGPVIAQFGSQAMKERFLPATANIDIWWCQGFSEPEAGSDLASIRTTAVRDGDTYVVNGQKTWTTLGQYADWIFLLARTDPNAPKRQAGISFLLAEMSTPGITLRPIELIDGSYEVNEIFFEDVRIPADQLVGEENQGWTYAKFLLGNERTGIARIGLTKLWMSQVKEHAAQLQVNGAPLLHDPLFAARVAEIETGLLALELTQMRVSGSEADGKPNPASSILKLRGSQLQQAATELLVEVAGPDALPFDAGADVDTPAWAQDAAPRYLNYRKTSIYGGTNEIQRSIIASTILGL, encoded by the coding sequence TTGAAGTTGGCGTTGAGTGACGAGGACGCTGCGTTCCGCGACGAACTGCGGCGCTTCTACGCCACCGAGATTCCCGAAGACATCCGTGACCGGGGCAAGACCGGGCATCCGAGCTTCCCGGACGACATGGTGACCAGCCAGCGGATCCTCAACGCCAACGGCCTGGCCGTGCCGAACTGGCCGGTCGAGTGGGGTGGTAAGAAGTGGTCTCCGCTGCAGCGGCAGATCTGGCTCGATGAGATGCAACTGGCCGGTGTGCCCGAACCGCTGGCCTTCAACACCAAGATGGTCGGCCCGGTGATCGCCCAGTTCGGCTCGCAAGCGATGAAGGAGCGCTTCCTGCCGGCGACAGCCAACATCGACATCTGGTGGTGTCAGGGCTTTTCCGAACCCGAGGCGGGCTCGGACCTCGCGTCGATACGCACCACCGCGGTGCGCGACGGCGACACCTACGTCGTCAACGGCCAGAAGACGTGGACGACTCTCGGGCAGTACGCCGACTGGATCTTCCTGCTCGCGCGCACCGATCCGAACGCACCCAAGCGGCAGGCCGGTATCTCGTTCCTCCTGGCCGAGATGTCCACACCCGGCATAACGCTTCGCCCGATCGAGCTGATCGACGGCAGCTACGAGGTCAACGAGATCTTCTTCGAAGACGTCCGGATTCCGGCCGACCAACTCGTCGGCGAGGAGAACCAGGGCTGGACCTACGCCAAGTTCCTGCTCGGCAACGAACGCACCGGCATCGCCCGCATCGGGCTGACGAAACTGTGGATGTCCCAGGTCAAAGAGCATGCCGCGCAGCTGCAGGTCAACGGCGCTCCGCTGCTGCACGACCCGCTGTTCGCCGCGCGCGTCGCCGAAATCGAAACCGGGCTGCTGGCGCTGGAGCTCACGCAGATGCGGGTCAGCGGATCGGAGGCCGACGGCAAACCCAACCCGGCCTCGTCGATCCTCAAGCTGCGCGGCAGCCAGCTGCAGCAGGCCGCCACCGAGCTGCTCGTCGAGGTGGCCGGACCGGATGCCCTGCCGTTCGACGCCGGCGCTGACGTCGATACGCCGGCATGGGCGCAGGACGCCGCCCCCCGCTACCTGAACTATCGCAAGACGTCGATCTACGGCGGTACCAACGAGATTCAGCGCAGCATCATCGCTTCGACCATCCTGGGATTGTGA
- a CDS encoding fatty acyl-AMP ligase translates to MGERTVTHDGLLRIEDCLDSDGRVAVPAGVNLISLIDRNIANVGDAPAYRYLDYTGNTNGRATELTWTQLGVRLRTVAAHLQRVAQRADRVAILAPQGLDYVTGFFAAIKAGAIAVPLFAPELQGHARRLGTALRDSEPSVVVTTAAAAANVHDFLADLDGVSTPRVVVLDEITDSGDDFEPVPLRLDDISHLQYTSGATRPPVGVEITHRAVGTNLIQMILSIDLLDRKVHGVSWLPLFHDMGLSMIGFPAVYGGHSTLMSPTAFIRRPQRWIKALSDGAREGRVVTAAPNFAYEYAAQRGLPAPGDDLDLSKAVLIVGSEPVSIEAIDTFNAAFTPYGLPPNAFRPSYGIAEATLFVSTISPDAHAKAVYFDRKQLAHGRAVPIAAGAPDAVAHVSCGQVARTQWAVITDPDPDTGAELPDGRIGEIWLHGANIGRGYWGRPDETSRAFDARLTSRLSSGSHAEGVAPQANWLRTGDLGVHLEGELYVTGRRADLIVIDGRQHYPQDVEATAERASAMARPGHVTAFTVPGPDGEAAPVIVAERATGTARLDPAPAIEAIRDAVLQRHGIATADVRFVAAGAIPRTTSGKLARGACRAEYIGGKLRR, encoded by the coding sequence ATGGGTGAACGGACCGTGACCCACGACGGGCTGTTGCGGATCGAGGACTGCCTGGACTCCGACGGCCGGGTCGCGGTGCCTGCAGGCGTGAACCTGATCTCGCTCATCGACCGCAACATCGCCAACGTCGGCGACGCGCCGGCCTACCGCTACCTGGATTACACCGGCAACACCAACGGGCGGGCCACCGAACTCACCTGGACACAACTCGGCGTTCGCCTGCGAACGGTCGCCGCGCACCTGCAACGGGTCGCGCAGCGCGCAGACCGGGTGGCCATCCTGGCGCCGCAGGGCCTCGACTACGTCACCGGATTCTTCGCCGCGATCAAGGCGGGTGCCATCGCGGTTCCGTTGTTCGCACCCGAATTACAGGGCCACGCCCGACGACTCGGCACCGCGCTGCGCGACTCCGAGCCCTCGGTGGTGGTGACGACTGCGGCAGCGGCGGCGAACGTGCACGACTTCCTCGCCGACCTCGACGGCGTTTCCACCCCGCGGGTGGTGGTGCTCGACGAAATCACCGACTCCGGTGACGATTTCGAACCTGTGCCACTGCGTCTCGACGACATTTCGCATCTGCAGTACACCTCGGGTGCGACGCGGCCGCCGGTCGGCGTAGAGATCACCCACCGTGCGGTCGGCACGAACCTCATCCAGATGATCCTGTCCATCGACCTGCTCGACCGAAAAGTGCACGGCGTCAGCTGGCTACCCCTCTTCCACGACATGGGCTTGTCGATGATCGGGTTCCCCGCGGTGTACGGCGGGCATTCGACGCTGATGTCGCCCACCGCGTTCATCCGCCGCCCGCAGCGGTGGATCAAGGCGCTGTCGGACGGTGCGCGCGAGGGCCGGGTGGTCACGGCGGCGCCGAACTTCGCCTACGAGTACGCGGCGCAGCGGGGCCTGCCCGCGCCCGGCGACGACCTCGACCTGAGCAAGGCGGTGCTGATCGTCGGCTCCGAACCCGTCAGCATCGAGGCGATCGACACCTTCAACGCCGCGTTCACACCATACGGGTTGCCGCCCAACGCGTTTCGACCATCCTACGGTATCGCCGAGGCCACGCTGTTCGTCTCGACCATCTCACCCGACGCCCACGCCAAGGCGGTGTATTTCGACCGCAAGCAACTCGCCCACGGCCGCGCCGTGCCGATCGCCGCCGGTGCGCCCGACGCGGTGGCGCACGTGTCCTGCGGGCAGGTGGCCCGCACCCAGTGGGCCGTCATCACCGACCCCGACCCCGACACCGGCGCCGAACTGCCGGACGGCCGGATCGGCGAGATCTGGCTGCACGGCGCCAACATCGGCAGGGGCTACTGGGGCCGGCCCGACGAGACGAGCCGAGCCTTCGACGCCCGGCTCACGTCTCGGTTGTCCTCCGGCAGCCACGCCGAAGGAGTTGCACCGCAAGCGAACTGGTTGCGCACCGGTGATCTGGGCGTTCACCTGGAAGGCGAGCTGTACGTCACCGGCCGGCGTGCCGACCTGATCGTCATCGACGGCAGGCAGCATTACCCGCAGGATGTCGAGGCCACCGCCGAACGGGCCTCGGCGATGGCGCGACCGGGACACGTCACCGCGTTCACGGTGCCCGGACCCGATGGCGAGGCGGCCCCGGTCATCGTCGCCGAACGCGCGACCGGTACGGCACGACTCGATCCAGCGCCGGCGATCGAAGCGATCCGCGATGCCGTGTTGCAGCGACACGGCATCGCAACCGCTGACGTCCGGTTCGTCGCCGCCGGGGCCATTCCGCGCACGACGAGCGGCAAGCTCGCCCGCGGCGCCTGTCGCGCCGAATACATCGGTGGAAAGCTGCGCCGTTAA
- a CDS encoding cupin domain-containing protein, whose translation MLQRCVATDARRFADEYWGRKPLLSRADALPRDFSDLLSPDTVDELIAERGVRAPFIRLAREGDVLPKDCYLGPAGFGAEIPDQIDSAKLLSQFVSGATIVLQGLHRLWPPLIDFVRQAVDELGHPAQANAYVTPPVNRGFDPHYDVHDVFVLQASGSKRWIVHEPVFEHPLSSQPWTQHRAEIEERVADAPVIDTVLSEGDALYLPRGWVHSAQALEMTSIHLTIGVAPVTGVDVAGAVVDQLASSASFRESLPMGAADADETMATVSKVMAHMVGALRDEAATLSAGAAARLSRRHADRTRPVSVRPLAAFAAAERATDAVVQWRHGLCATVDRSGDRIVLRLPDRTMTFPQICGDAVRTLHLGGVVDATSLPGLDRADATVLIRRLLREGVVVPVNSPADAG comes from the coding sequence ATGCTTCAGCGCTGCGTTGCGACCGATGCTCGTCGGTTCGCCGACGAGTACTGGGGCCGCAAACCGTTGCTCAGCCGGGCCGACGCGTTGCCCCGCGACTTCAGCGATCTGCTGTCGCCCGACACGGTCGACGAGTTGATCGCCGAGCGTGGGGTGCGCGCGCCGTTCATCCGGTTGGCAAGAGAGGGTGACGTCCTGCCCAAGGACTGCTACCTCGGGCCGGCGGGCTTCGGCGCCGAGATACCCGATCAGATCGACTCCGCGAAGCTGCTGAGCCAATTCGTCTCCGGCGCAACGATTGTGCTGCAAGGCCTGCATCGGTTGTGGCCGCCGCTCATCGATTTCGTCCGCCAGGCAGTCGACGAGCTCGGTCATCCCGCGCAGGCCAACGCCTACGTCACCCCGCCGGTCAATCGCGGCTTCGACCCGCACTACGACGTGCACGACGTGTTCGTCCTGCAGGCATCGGGCAGTAAGCGCTGGATCGTGCACGAGCCGGTTTTCGAGCACCCGCTGTCATCGCAGCCGTGGACACAGCACCGCGCGGAGATCGAGGAGCGGGTCGCCGACGCACCGGTCATCGACACTGTGTTGTCCGAAGGTGACGCGCTCTATCTACCGCGGGGCTGGGTGCATTCGGCGCAGGCCCTGGAGATGACCTCGATCCATCTCACCATCGGGGTGGCGCCGGTGACCGGTGTCGATGTGGCCGGCGCCGTCGTCGACCAGTTGGCGAGCAGCGCGTCGTTCCGGGAATCACTGCCGATGGGCGCCGCGGACGCCGATGAGACGATGGCGACGGTGAGCAAGGTGATGGCGCACATGGTCGGGGCGTTGCGGGACGAGGCGGCGACGCTCAGCGCAGGGGCCGCCGCGCGACTTTCGCGGCGTCACGCCGACAGGACCCGTCCCGTATCCGTCCGCCCGTTGGCGGCGTTCGCGGCGGCCGAGCGCGCCACTGACGCGGTGGTGCAATGGCGGCACGGGCTCTGCGCGACCGTCGACCGATCGGGCGACCGCATCGTCCTGCGCCTGCCCGACCGGACCATGACCTTCCCCCAGATATGCGGCGATGCGGTCCGGACCCTGCACCTCGGAGGCGTCGTCGACGCGACGAGCCTGCCGGGTCTCGACCGCGCCGACGCGACCGTGCTGATCCGGCGGCTGCTGCGGGAGGGAGTCGTCGTTCCGGTGAACTCCCCGGCCGACGCCGGATGA
- a CDS encoding sucrase ferredoxin produces MTAAKRIPCSDQSLARDDPMYGTASAGSSWVLLELSGAWGPSAFLQSPTCIDPQLGRAIVRRVEKAGMRIAAIRRHGRRPDIPRWRWYIAHSGVGSEALHHGEVEGPDGFLELALDGSDGQLSTDPLIAICSHGKHDQCCAVRGRSACGAIAAEYPEFTWECSHLGGDRFAATMLVLPEGLCYGRVDSTDSAGLVRLYLEGRLDNRFLRGRTSLPHAVQAAQYFARERYGDDRIDALHPLHVERGEHLIRVLLDGQAGPIEVILHEELSEPLLSQCHAQVAGQVRVFTLGTLGLVDA; encoded by the coding sequence ATGACGGCCGCGAAGCGAATCCCGTGCAGCGACCAGTCGCTGGCCCGCGACGACCCGATGTACGGCACGGCGTCGGCGGGGTCGTCGTGGGTGCTGCTCGAGTTGAGCGGGGCCTGGGGGCCGTCAGCGTTCCTGCAGTCGCCGACCTGCATCGATCCCCAACTCGGCCGCGCCATCGTCCGCCGGGTCGAGAAGGCGGGCATGCGCATCGCGGCCATCCGTCGCCATGGCCGCCGCCCCGACATTCCCCGCTGGCGCTGGTACATCGCGCACTCCGGCGTCGGCAGCGAGGCGCTGCACCACGGAGAGGTCGAGGGCCCCGACGGATTCCTCGAGCTTGCGCTGGACGGCAGCGATGGGCAGTTGTCCACCGATCCGCTGATCGCGATCTGCTCGCATGGCAAACACGACCAGTGCTGCGCGGTCCGGGGCCGCAGCGCGTGCGGTGCGATTGCGGCCGAGTACCCCGAATTCACCTGGGAGTGTTCGCATCTCGGCGGTGACCGGTTCGCCGCCACCATGCTCGTCCTGCCCGAGGGGCTGTGCTACGGGCGGGTCGACTCGACCGATTCGGCCGGCCTGGTGCGCCTGTACCTCGAAGGGCGGCTGGACAACCGGTTCCTGCGCGGGCGCACCTCGCTTCCGCATGCCGTGCAGGCCGCCCAATACTTCGCCCGCGAGCGCTACGGCGATGACCGTATCGACGCGCTGCACCCCCTGCACGTCGAACGCGGCGAGCACCTGATTCGTGTTCTGCTCGACGGTCAGGCCGGGCCGATCGAGGTGATACTGCACGAGGAGTTGTCCGAACCCCTACTGTCCCAATGCCATGCCCAGGTCGCCGGCCAGGTCCGCGTCTTCACGCTGGGAACCCTTGGCCTTGTGGACGCTTAG
- a CDS encoding TetR/AcrR family transcriptional regulator, protein MTESESRLRQRTEGRLDRSRDPAILDAALAALKEHGYDAANMNDIAACAGVGKAAIYRRWSSKAALMTDALVYWRPDLLTDDSPDTGSLEGDLDALIERAERNEDAMVSFDLILRVALEAVHDRELASALDDLMLLRGRRKISAILQRAADRGEISASRDWSLVADVTTAMSLMRVVNGQRVDSTFIRQVIETLVMPAVRYLD, encoded by the coding sequence ATGACAGAGTCGGAGTCGAGGCTGCGCCAGCGCACCGAGGGGCGGCTGGACCGATCGAGGGATCCCGCGATCCTCGACGCGGCGCTGGCCGCGCTCAAGGAACACGGCTACGACGCCGCCAACATGAACGACATTGCCGCCTGCGCCGGCGTGGGCAAGGCGGCGATCTACCGCCGGTGGTCGTCGAAGGCCGCGTTGATGACCGATGCGCTCGTGTATTGGCGCCCCGACCTGCTCACCGACGACAGCCCCGACACCGGCAGTCTGGAAGGTGATCTGGACGCGCTGATCGAACGCGCGGAGCGCAATGAGGACGCGATGGTCTCTTTCGATCTGATCTTGCGCGTCGCGCTCGAGGCGGTGCACGATCGCGAACTGGCCTCTGCGCTCGATGATCTGATGCTGTTGAGGGGACGGCGCAAGATCTCAGCGATCCTGCAACGGGCAGCCGACCGCGGGGAGATCTCCGCAAGCCGCGACTGGTCGCTGGTGGCTGACGTGACCACCGCGATGAGCCTCATGCGGGTCGTCAACGGTCAGCGCGTCGACTCGACGTTCATACGTCAGGTGATCGAGACCCTTGTCATGCCTGCGGTGCGCTACCTGGATTGA